The sequence CACGCCCCCGCCCGCGTGAGCCGCGACATGGCCGCCGGCGGCGGGAAAGCGACGGCGAGTGACGCACCTCTGGAGAGGAAGCGGTGAGTGGCCAGCAGCAGCTGCGGCGACGTCCTGATCTTGGGCTCGCCTTCCGGCGTCTTGAAGAGCGAGAAGTCGTccgggccgccgccgccgccgccgccgccgcgaggCTCCAGCGGGATCTCCAGCGGCGCCAGCGGACGCTTCACCTTCCTGTCCactaggggggggaaaaaattatttgatACGCTGGGTTAAGGAGAGGTAACATCAAATGATGTCATGAAAATGAAACCGTTTCATGAAAATAAGATTTTATAggattatttcattattaaataatacataaaaaaaaaaaaatatatatatatatatatatatatatatatatatataaattattattaaattagattcatcataattaatcgcatgacttcaatagtttaactcatgattaattgcaaattttatctgttcaataataataaatgattttttataGAAttcttttttgttagttttcatacttttaaaaataataataattgcaaattttatatccgttctcaatgtacaagaaaatgaatgaataaatttttttttttttacctttaaaaataacaataatcgcaaattttatgtacaagaaaatgaatgcatttttttttgttttcatacttgttaaaataattttgtaaaaatctttttaaaattttatatccaaaaaaattaatatttttttttttaagttttcatacttgttaaaataataatcacaaattttatatccgttataaaaattcaagaaaatatatgaatattttttttttaagttttcatacttgttaaaataataataataataataagaagaagaaaaagaattgcaaattttatatctgtcctaaatgtacaagaaaataaatgaataaaagatttttttgagttttcatactctgcttttctgcatttttcttttcatattgaaAGCTATCAAATCTTTAACAAGAAGTCAAATAATCTGTTCGAAATGTACAagaaataatatataatttttttcatactcttaacataaaagtggaataaaatgttcaactaatagaaatatggctgcatcttttagtcatcatacagtcatttcataattcataaaattgagttaaaattaaaaagatctactgtaaaaaaaaaaaaaaaaaaaaaagtgtgatattaatttgtgttgaggtcattttctgccactaggtggcataattgcattcgtAAAACGGTAAAACGGTTTTCCTGTTTATATGAGGAACTTTTGAATCTttcactcttaaaaaaaaattaaaaaaatcttacGATATCCGTCGGACTCGTCCAGGATTTCCGACTTGATGATTTCCTCGATGACGTCCTCCAGGGTGACCAATCCCAGCACCTCGTAGAAGGGGTCGCCCTCGCCCTCGTTGTTCACCTTCTGCACGATGGCCAGGTGGGAGTTTCCTGGAGGCGGCCACGAGCtagcgttagcgttagcgttagcgttagcgttagcgAGCGCGCCGATCGCCCCTCCCGACCTTTCTTGAACTCCTCCAACATGGCGTCCAGTTTGGTGTCGTTGAAGACGAAGTGCAGCGGGTGGTTGTAGAATTTGGTGATGGTGGTCATTGGCGTGCAGTCGTCCGGGTCCACCAGCGCCAAGTCCTTCACGTACAGGATCTCCACGATGTTGGACCTCGACGCACCACCAAAAACCTTCAACGCGCGCTAACGGGACCGTTGCCGTCTCAtgggacattattattatttcaataagTATTAATAATATTGGATTTTGCACGTTCCTTTAGGAAGAaactaaatgtattaaattagttagttttaatttttttttgaaaaagggttcaaatgtatacatttaaacaactcaaaattagtattaatattttattttgcaagTTCCTTTAggaagaaacaaaatgtattaaattaattttttttttttttttttaaaaaggtgcaaatatataaatttaaacaactcaaaattagtattaatattttattttgaaagttcctTTCGGattaaacaaaacacattaaattagttatttttaagttttaataaaaggtgcaaatgtataaatttaaacaactcaaagttagtattattttattttgcaagtTCCTTtaagatgaaacaaaatgtattaaattagttatttttaatttttttaaaaagggtgcaaatatataaatttaaactacTCAAAATGAGTATTAATATCTTAtgttgcaagttttttttagaatgaaacaaatgtatgttatttttaaattaaaataaagatgcaaatatatcaatttaaacacacccaaaattagtattaatattttattttgaaagttcctttcggatgaaacaaaatgtattaaattaattattttaatttttttttttaaaaggtgcaaatatataaatttaaacaactcaaaattagtattaatattttattttgaaagttcctTTCGgatgaaacaaaacacattaaatgagttatttttaagttttaacaaaaggtgcaaatgtataaatttaaacaactcaaagttAGTATTATTTGATTTTGCAAGTTCCTttaggatgaaacaaaatgtattaaattagttatgattaatttttttaaaaagggtgcaaatatataaatttaaactacTCAAAATGAGTATTATTAATATCTTAtgttgcaagttttttttagaatgaaacaaatgtatgttatttttaaattaaaataaagatgcaaatatatacatttaaacaactcaaaattagtattaatattttattttgcaagTTCCTTTAGgatgaaacaaaacacattaaattagttatttttaaaagttttaataAAAGgttcaaatgtataaatttaaacaactcaaagttAGTATTATTTGATTTTGCAAGTTCCTTTAggaagaaacaaaatgtattaaattagttagttttaatttttttttaaaaaggttgcaaatatatacatttaaacaactcaaaatgagtattaatatttgatatttttcatcaatattgctattgatgaaacaaaatgtatgaaattagttatttgaattttttttttttttaaatgtctcaaACTAGCCGCGAATCAAACTTGTCCCCGCCCACCACCGACCTGTCGTCCTCGTAGATGGGCACGCGCGTGTACCCGCTCTGCATGATGTCCGACATGGTGGCGAAGTCCAGCAGGGTGGAGCTCGGCAGCATGAAGCAATCCTTGAGCGGCGTCAGGATGTCCTCCACCGTCTTGCTGCGCAGCGTCCCGCGGCTGAACTCCTCCTTCACAAACTCGCTGCGCGtgcaaagaaagagaaaaaagttCCAAGTTGTCCGCCGTCGCCGGCCAGGCGGGCGCTCGCACCTGTACGGGTCGTTGACGCCGGTGCGGATCATCTCCATGGCGCGCTCGCGGACGCCGCAGGTGCTGATGTCGCGGCGCAGCGCCAGGTCCAGGACCAGCCCCAGCGGGCAGGAGAGCGGGCAGGTGAGCAACATGCTGAGGCGGGCCAGCCAGGTGAGGCCCGGCGCCAGCTGGAAGCCGTAGCCCGAGCACACCACGTGAGGCAGCAGCTCGCAAAACAGGAAGAGCGCCGAGGCGGCGGCGAAGGCGGCCGACGCCACCGAGCCCAGCGCCCGGAACAGGAGGACGCCCGTCGTCGAGTGCGCCAGGACGCACAGGAAGAGCAGCGAGCACGCCTGCCGGACGGGCGGAAACGGCGGCAGAACGTTTGAAATAGGCAGAAAAACACATACAAAATCATTACATTCCAAAAGCACCAActtccgttttttttaatattttttgttttccctcaaaaaaaaggagaacattaaaaaacaaaaaaaacaggaaaaaattattcaaaaaaaaaatttttttttcttctttttttagaaTAATGCTTTTCCCTcgcaatattttttatgacagtaaataatattcagtaaaacaaacaaaaaaatatttaactttttttttttttttttttttaacagagtgccaacttctgtttttcagaattatttttttcttctgtttttcccttggaatatttttttatgacagaaaaaaatcatcagtaaaagaaacaagaaaatattttttaaaaatattaaaaaaaaaatattccaaaaaacaaagcaccaacttctgtttttcagaatattttttttctgttttttgcaatttgttttaagattttttccctcagaaaaaaaacggagaaaaaaatattccgaaaaacatggaaaaaaaaacaaaaacagaaaaaaaataaacaatattcatctttttttctgttctttggAATCATTTTTCccccgtttttttgtaataatgttTTCCCCTCTGtctttctgagtaattttttctcctgtttttcagaatattgtttttatgaaaaaaaaaaacagaaaaatagtcagaaaaacagaattCTCCCCCCAAGTGAACGCGCTTCCTTCGGGACTTGATCTCGCTCTGGAAAATGTCCTCACATTTGTTCTGTTTTGAATTCTCATTTTCACAAACCAAAAAGTTGCCTCTCCTCCTGACGGGCTCCAGACGCTTGGCGGCGCGCTTCTCCTCCTCGGACCCGCAGCTGTGCAACACGTAAAGCTCGACCGGGTCGAGCCACAGCAGGCTGAGGTGGACCGTCCTCAGCAGCCCGCAGGCGAGCACCAGCAGCGGCACCAGCACCGCCAGGCCCCACGCCGGGATGTAGTCGGCGGGCGTCGGCGACAACTCGTCCGAGCCCACGCGCAGCCGGTCCTCACCCGCCGAGGTCCACCGGCCGCCGCTCAGCACGCATACGTGATGGAGGttccgctgctgctgctgctggaggtCGCCGACGCCACCCGGCCGGACCTCCACCGTCAGCAGCCCGCTACAGTCCTCCTCCGCCGCGAAGGGCTCCTTCACCTGGAAGGCGGCCTGCCGCCGTCTGTCTTCGTCGCCGCACGGGTCTCCCACAAGACCTCCAGAGGCCCCCGCGAAGGCCAGCCACGGCCAGGTCCGGTTCTTCCCCAGGTCGGCGCCGAAAAGCCGCAGCTTGAACGAGGCTCCGCGGGGCGCCGAGATGACGCCCGCCTTCATACACGCGACGCCCGCGGGGTCCTCCGGGCGCAGGCGCAcgacgggcggcggcggcggtgccgccgcCTGGCCGCACAAGCCCAACCGGATCCCGCACGACAACAATATCATCAACAGCAATCGGAGACCTGCGAAGCTGGCCACCATATTGGAATTGGTCGGCCCTGGCTTCCCCGGGGTGGGTCATGTGACTGTACTCTGCGGCCAGGCCCCGCCCACTCGGAGCCTTGCGGCGTTTACAATCGTGGGACAAACGACAATTCGGCGTGTTCAAAACATGCCAACGAACACAATTCAACTCGAATAATTAACATTTGAGGCATCTTTCTCAATACATACATCAAACATACAATCAAACACACGTACATTGAGGAATATGTATGTAATTGATTCAAATCATGCTCGTTTGTGGGCAAGACACGCTTGACTCTAAGATACGAAGCAACAAGTCGTGTATACCGACATTTTTGTGTAACACATTTCCTACTTAAAGTATAAATGCTTAACTGAAAAACAACTCTAATCGAGGAGTAATAAGCGCGACTACACAACAAAAATTCCAAACTTCCTGGCACGCAATGCAGCACAAGCGAGCCATCATGGCGCTTGTGAAACTGGGCGCATCGGCGGCCATATTGGCTCCGCCTACCCCGGGCTGGTCCAATGTGCGGAGGACATTTTGGCGCTGggttggttttgtttgttttcgctCTGCAAGGGCGCATTCAAATTTTCACATTCAAATCGAAATCATACTAATGAGACTAATCAACTCTAATAACTGAAACTTGAAACAACGTACGTGGATTATACATcgaaaatacaatataaaattGTCAAATCGAATTCTCTGGAGTGAGTCATTCATACAATACAAATTTGTGAAGTTATTCTTGACTTCAAAATAACTCATGTAATACGTTTTAGCTCGTCCTGGTAAGCATTGAATGTAACACGAGCGAGCCAACATGGCGTTCATGAAACCGCGCGCgtcggcggccatgttggctcTAGCATAATGCCGAGGACATTTTTGCGCTgagatttgtttgtttactttggaAGACCAACAAATTGGAGATGAacagaaatgaaaacatttcatgTGTTGTCTTCAGTGAACTTTTAAAAAGTGTCTGAATGAATGAGCCCACACGGATGTTTGTGTAGAGAAATAGAAGTCAGCTTTATTCATGATGAACCCTTGACAGATTCttctgatgcatttttttttcatatctaTAAAACAGGACTGCATTATGTACACATTGCACGCGCTCCCGGCCCGTCACACATTTTTGCATACGACACACGTTAAATATTCCACTGGCAAAGTCAAACGTGTGAATGAGTGTCtcgccgagaaaaaaaaaaaaaaaaaaaaaagacctttgcATCCAAAACTTCACTTGACTGCACACAAGAGACATcggtcttattattattattattattattattattattattgtggatgTGTCAATATTGCGAGCAAGTGATGAAAAAGGGAAGGATGGTGATGCCGAGAAAACCGTTTTCAAAACCAAATTTATTCCGTATCCGTCATGTTAATGTCCCACCATAGCAGCCGACATGTGAGCGAGGAAAGAAGGAGCaagcaggaatgtgaatatttgtGACGACGAGGAGGAGCGCGAGGAagactgcggcggcggcggaaagaaaaactttttggtCGTCCAAATGTTCCAAAGGATGAATCTGGAAGTGTGAGGTTAAAGCTTGTGCGCTATTTATTGCTCATGGAACATCCCATAATAAGATCCACTCCATGCAGCGAACCCCCGCCGaatccatccgttttttttgtttttgttttttaaacgattaTTTATTATGGCAAGCAAATTTGAGCACCTGTAAGTGTAGTAGCACATTGGGGCCACAAGATGCGGGGCAGCACTGAGCTCGACTGGAAGACGAGCAGCAGTAATGAACAAGAGGAAGAGTAAACAAAGCCCAAATAAACTCCAGTATTACGTATTACTGCTTGTATGTGTTGCTGATCTGCGTGAGtgaagttgtatttttattttaaatgattttatgATTTACGCAACACCAAAGTTAAGTTGCGTTTGCTAGCTGACGGCATTTTTGCGTTACAGCAACTAGGGAGCTAGCCAAGTGCTAATAGCTAACGTTTGTGACTCAGCTTTCCAAAAACCTGGTtagcaaaaaatgtaaacaaaactaaacaaaactgaATTTGTGAGTGCCAACCCGCCAGTTAGCATCGGTCCACTGTATATGTTAGCTTTAAGCTAGTGAACTTGTGTTCGCCAAAAATACAGTTTTTGGTGTCTAAATATACCATTTTTAATTCTCTGTGTCCTTTTTGCACGTTAAGCTAACAGTTGTTTGAatgtttagcattagcataacaTCAATGCTATGGTGTTTTGGCGTGACATGTTAACATTAAGCTAGTAAACTTGTGTTAGCCAAAATGCAGTTTTTGGTGTCTAGATGTACTATTTTTAATTCTCTGTGTCCTTTTTGCACGTTAAGCTAACAGTTGTTTGAatgtttagcattagcataacaTCAATGCTATGGTGTTTTTGCGTAAcaagttagcattaagctagtgaacTTGTGTTAGCCGAAATGCAGTTTTTGGTGACTAAATTTACCATTTTTAATTCTCTATTTTGTATGTTAAGCTAACAGTTGTTTTAatggttagcattagcataacaTATATGCTATGGTGTTTTTCCAtaacatgttagcattaagctagcagacaatCATTAGGTTTTGATTGAACATTTGGGTATTTTTCAATATACAGTaaaatgttgtttgtttgtttttttaattttatgtgaGAGTGGCGAATCTGGTACGATCAACGGGGGTTCACTGTAtcgtaataaataaatgtcttttttttatatacatcctatatatttgaatatatacacacaaaaataatctGGAAGCTCATTTACTTCAGTGCAAACTAAACAAGAATAAATAGACGCTAACGTCgctaaagttttttgtttttttttcttacatttcacAGTCGTCAACCCGCAGGCGGTCTCGTTCCGACGCACGCGCTAAAAAGGCTACGAGTGCATACCGGGTCCCGCCCAATAAAAGcccgcaaaaaaaaaggtagctaACAACATGTTGAGCTCCcaaaacagtagaagaagaaatgttGTGCTTTCGTGGTGCTGTGAGGCGTTCACGTACCGTCGTATAAAAGAGCAACCACCCACCGACGGATAAAACATGCTACATGCGTCTGATCGGTATTCGGATCAGCGATTCCCAACCGCTGTCCCAAGTTCCGCAAATCACAGAGAAAATAATTGATTGCCTCAACGTTTGTTTTTGCATGTAATTCCGATgtcggccactagatggcaacacTGATTGGTTTGACACTGTCAGTTGGACTAAAGAAGAAGATCGACAGCATCGGCGTTTACACCACCGATCTATATTAtgtgactggatagctgatgaCTTTTGCCAAGAATCGTTTCTCGGAATACGATCTGAGACATTTTACAGCATCgaaatatttgagacagtactgagGAGAAACCGCAtgatttatgctgttttaaaatgtattaaaaataaacaagaggacttaagACATTTTGCAATTCATACAGTCGTCTgcttgcgaggtgggagtaacaagatggctgccgtGACTGGCGTCATGTATACGTATAGAGGtcagtagtttgtttttttaccggaGACTATTAACTGCCCTGGCTCAACAAAATTGGGAACCACTGGACCAGGTGTTATTTACAGCGTGGACGCTCATAATTCCCAATCTCCCCCAAACGCAGCATTCTGGAAGGTTTaaacacaaaagacaaaaaaacaaatcaacttTGTAATCTTCTTCATTTTAGGCCTCACGAGCTTAAAGTGCTACTTTATGTCATCTttctcttttcaataaattatttCTCCTTTACAGTATCATAGTTTCATAAATAAGTTGACATGCTAGCAGCATTAGCATCCGCTAGCTTGCTACAACTTTTGTATCGTTTCCAGTGACGCTGTTCTGTGCGTGATTCAACGACAGCGCAGCTCAGTCTAAGCTAGGCTAAAGGTTAGCGCGGCGTAAACGTGCCGAATTCTTAACCTCGGCGGTTAATAAATACACTGAAGACGACACGGCCGCTGGTTAAACATGAAACCGACGGCCGGCCCGACGTTAGCCATTAGCTTTAGCGTGCTAACTTTTTTTGGGTCATTGTGTGGACCGGCTGCCGTTCAACAGTAGACGAAGTTCACACCTTGAGACAAGAGTCTTTACGTGaagctaaaatgtactcaaaaataatgtttctggaatgtcgggaaaaaaaaaaaaaaaaaaaaaagtacagcaaTGCTATGCTAACCACAAGGCTACCGTCCAGCCCACTAACCTCATTTTAGCGTCAAAGCTAAATTCCCTTTTTAAGTGAGCGCACGTGTCAGTAATGGCGTAAGCTACGCTAATCTACGCTACGCTAAGTTGTACTTTCACATTTAAAGTGCTAGCAAAACACGATGCTAATCGGTCGTCCTACTAGAAAAATCCCTTTTTGTCCAAATAAATAAGTCAAACATGCTTTAAGAGAGTTTGCGACTCACCGACGTCGACAAgccaacgttttgttttttttgttgttgaattgTGAGgacatcagtttttttttcagatggagGAGCTAACGATGCTAACAAGGTAGCATCCTGTCCATCAACTACACGGCAAATagaaaaacatcatcatcattattatggtcataaataaataaataaataaataaataaagcaaacttTCAATTTCCAGGAAATTGGCATATTTGCCTTTCACGCAGGTTCCGGGTAAGCGAGATAATGCCCCAAAATTCAAGTGTTCCGTCCGCTGGCGTTTCCGCTGGTGTTCCACCTCCCTTCTTTTCTGAAACTACCTTGgaatccggaaaaaaaaaaaaaaaaaaaaaagtcatcatagggcagtgtgaaaggggttAGAGGGCTGTCATTCCTCTCTGTTACGCCTCAGATAGTACCTGTGAAACTGGGAAAAATTGCAGGCCCAATTTGACATCCACGTTGGTGCCTTTCACACACCAAGCACAGTGACAGAAAAAATCTGATTATATGGTCAGCATGAAAGGGGCTAGAGGGTAATCATCCCCTTCTGTTTGAAAGCGTTATATAAATAacggtgacttgacttgacttctgtGACACCAATTATTACTTCTAAAGCCAGAAAATTTGTGGGTCAGCTCAACTTTGATACCCCCTTTCTGTTTTGGTGCCTTTCACGCAGAACAGCAACAACGGGGAACGAGTGAAAAAGCTGCCTTAGATAAGCGGCGTGAAAGGGGCTAGTGGTCCATTATTCACCTCTGTTGCTCTGATGGTGGCAAATTTGCGGGTTGACTTTTTCACCCCTGTTCCGTGTTGGTGGCTTTCACGCAGGAGAGTAACCCAGGAAAAAGCTGGCATACATGGgtagtgtgaaaggggctagTGGCCCATCATTCACCTTTGTTGCTTTGATGGTGGCAAATTCACGGGTTGACTTTTTCCACTGCTGTTCCTTGTTGGTACCTTTCACGCAGGAGCGTGACCCAGGAAAAAAATGGCATAGATGGGTGGTGTGAAAGGGGCTCGTGGGTCACTACATTTCTCACTATTACCTCTGAAGCCGGTAAAGTCACGGCTCAACTTCATTCTCCTTTGTTGCTTTGATGGTGGCAAATTCACGGGTTGACTTTTTCATCGCTGTTCTGTGTTGGTACCTTTCACGCAGAAGAGTGACCCAGGAAAAAAACTGGCATAGATGGGTCGTGTGAAAGGGGCCACTGTACATTTCTTAGTATTACCTCTGAAGCCGGTAAACTCCCGGCTCAACTTTGGCGCCCCTGTCCCGTGTTGGTGCCTTTCACGCAGAAAAGCGCCATTGGTGAAAAGCCAGGGAAAACGTCAGTGATAAAGGGGCTAGTGATAAAAGGTGCCATGCAGATCCTTCGCGTCCTTCTTGGTCACGGAGGAACAGGAAGCGACGCCGTGTCAAATGGTACTCTCGGTATGCGCGTGCGGGTGCGCGAGGGGCTGGCCGGGCCGGCGGGCTTCCGCGCAGTTGCGCTGCTCCCCCAGCAGGGTGGTGGTCTCTCCCGGGACGGCGTCCGCGTCCCCGGGCGGCGGCGCGGCGGCGGCGTGGTTGCTCGGGAGCGCCGACTGGCTGGGACGCCGCgcgaaggcggcggcggcgggcgccgCTGCGGAGCGTCCCGGCTGAGCGCCGGACGGCGGCCGCCTGGCGGGCGGCGTGGCGAGCGGCAAAGGGGGGCGGCCGCCCGGCGGCGTGGCCGCGTCCAGACGTTGCTGGCTCCCGTCGGGGGACTGCGGCGTGCTGTCCACGCGCGACGCCAGCACGCCGTTCTGGTACTGCGCTCGCGTGATCTGAGGACCACAAAGACGGCGAGAAAACACGAAGCTCGTTAACATACGTCGGTGTCGCGCTCTTTGATGGTGAGCGCCATGTTACAAaggtgtctttgatgtttgtgaGCAGGCCCTTTTCCGCCTATAAAGTCTCGTCCTTACAAAGCAATTTGTGCATCTCTATGCACCTTTTTTGAAATTATATTGTGCATGTGTCTTTGATGTCGTAAGCAGGCCAGGGTCTGTCTTTGATGTCTAGTCACATTTATGCATCTCTGATGTTAAACGGGTCGCGCAAGTTGTCCCTATATATGCCTTTTGTCTCTTTTGTCTTTGATAGTGACCGCCATGTTACGAAGACAGTAAGCACTCGTGTCTTTGTTGTTAGTCGTGTGGGGTTTGACTCATCTACATGAACCTGTctgtctttgatttttttttttttatgtttcaaaaagCTGTGCACATGTGTCTTAGATGTTATGTCACAAGGGAAGTTGTATGTTAATTATGTGTGTCTTTGATGTCTAAAATGGTTTCCCCCCCCCACAGGACTTGCCCATGTGGGGTTTGTGCATCTACAGCAAGCGgtctgtctttgatgtttaacaACACGTTGCTAGGGAAGCTGTATTAATAATGTGTGCGTGTCTTTGATGTCTAAAAATAGTTTTGGTACAGGTGCCTGTCTCTCTTTGATTTGGTCATGTTAGGAAGATAGTTATCTATGTTCTTGTGTGTCCTTGATATTCAGAGTGTGCCTTGGTCGTCTTTGATATGAGTCCTGTTACAAAGCGTAATGTGCTTGAGTCTTTAGTATTTttgaaacgtttcaaaaagctGTTTTCATATGTGTCTTTGACATTTATGTCACAAAGGAAGTTGTATGTTAAGTGTGTCTTTgatgtcaaaaatgttttttttcttcaggtttTTCTACAGGACTGATGTGGTCATGATAGGAAGAGTTATCtatgttcttgtgtgtctttgatgtttagagTTTGCCTTTGTCTTTGTTTCGAGTTCTGTCACAAAGTGTATTGTGGTTGTGTCTTTGAAAGCGTTCCAAAAAGCGATGCGCCTATCCTATGTGTGATTGATATTTGACATTGTTACAAAGTCGTTTTGCATCTGACATGCGCTCGTGTCCCCGTCTTTGATGTCGAATACCTTGACAAACTGCAGGTCGCTGAGCGCTCGCACGCAGAAGTCCGGAATGTACTGGAAGGGCGTTCCTGGGATTTGACTGTTGCTGCCGCCCATGGAGCTGCTCTCCGGACCGCCGCGGTCGCTACAGCTGATGGACGCCGAGCGGTTGAGGTTGCCCCCGTGCGACGGAGAACGGAACTCTGGGATTGGACGGCAAACGTGTGCGTTAAAGgtacgcacgcgcgcacgcagacGACAGACGACGATGGCGTGAACACACGTGTGGAGGTGAACAACAAACATGCCGCCACGTGAGGCCCAGTGCATTGTTTGGCGCAGCGCTCTCATTGGCTGAggtctgtgatgtcatcagtgaTGTCAGGGTGGGAGGGAGGAGTGGAGGGTGAAAGGTCGGAAGGAGGAGTTTGACACGTTGGGTTTCACAAGTTGCTAGCTTAGCACCAGAGAGGAAAGGTGCACCTGTTTGAAGCCCCGCTCGGAAGGGAGTTGTGGCAATGTGTCTTTGATGACTTGGGACTTTTCTTTGTGTCTCATGTGTGCCTGTGtctcctctttgatgtgtgactgtctttgatgtttaaagACACATGAAGGGATATGTGCATGTCTATGCGTGTCTTTGATGATGTTTACCAGCATGTTTGTATACGCACCTCTGTCTCTGTTTGAAGTTGATGAGCCTGtgtctttgatttttttaactatttgatTTTACCGGTTTTATTCACAGTAATTTATTTAACCCTCATCTGTAGCACTTtgacatttctttgaaatataaagtgcattacacaAATTAAATGTATTCTTTTTATGATCAAAGACACGTTAAGAGGCAAGTTGCACGTCTTTCTGTGCTTGTGTCTCTCTCGTTGCTGTTCAACGTCATGTTGCCATGGGAGTTGTTACCTGCGGCTCTTGGGtctgtgtctttgatgtttagcCATGTTGCTGAGGCGGGTTTTTGAGGTT comes from Festucalex cinctus isolate MCC-2025b chromosome 15, RoL_Fcin_1.0, whole genome shotgun sequence and encodes:
- the cnnm3 gene encoding metal transporter CNNM3 isoform X3, coding for MVASFAGLRLLLMILLSCGIRLGLCGQAAAPPPPPVVRLRPEDPAGVACMKAGVISAPRGASFKLRLFGADLGKNRTWPWLAFAGASGGLVGDPCGDEDRRRQAAFQVKEPFAAEEDCSGLLTVEVRPGGVGDLQQQQQRNLHHVCVLSGGRWTSAGEDRLRVGSDELSPTPADYIPAWGLAVLVPLLVLACGLLRTVHLSLLWLDPVELYVLHSCGSEEEKRAAKRLEPVRRRGNFLACSLLFLCVLAHSTTGVLLFRALGSVASAAFAAASALFLFCELLPHVVCSGYGFQLAPGLTWLARLSMLLTCPLSCPLGLVLDLALRRDISTCGVRERAMEMIRTGVNDPYSEFVKEEFSRGTLRSKTVEDILTPLKDCFMLPSSTLLDFATMSDIMQSGYTRVPIYEDDRSNIVEILYVKDLALVDPDDCTPMTTITKFYNHPLHFVFNDTKLDAMLEEFKKGNSHLAIVQKVNNEGEGDPFYEVLGLVTLEDVIEEIIKSEILDESDGYLDRKVKRPLAPLEIPLEPRGGGGGGGGPDDFSLFKTPEGEPKIRTSPQLLLATHRFLSREVEHFSPARVSEKILFHLLRHPGVNQEVHFDPADRLSPAHYLYTRNHPVDYFVLLLQGRVEVEIGKEGLKFDNGAFTYYGVSALTLPSSAHQSPVSTRRPSPRDPFGAGSEAASPSGYCPDYTVRALTDLQLIRRRKSLCW
- the cnnm3 gene encoding metal transporter CNNM3 isoform X1; this encodes MVASFAGLRLLLMILLSCGIRLGLCGQAAAPPPPPVVRLRPEDPAGVACMKAGVISAPRGASFKLRLFGADLGKNRTWPWLAFAGASGGLVGDPCGDEDRRRQAAFQVKEPFAAEEDCSGLLTVEVRPGGVGDLQQQQQRNLHHVCVLSGGRWTSAGEDRLRVGSDELSPTPADYIPAWGLAVLVPLLVLACGLLRTVHLSLLWLDPVELYVLHSCGSEEEKRAAKRLEPVRRRGNFLACSLLFLCVLAHSTTGVLLFRALGSVASAAFAAASALFLFCELLPHVVCSGYGFQLAPGLTWLARLSMLLTCPLSCPLGLVLDLALRRDISTCGVRERAMEMIRTGVNDPYSEFVKEEFSRGTLRSKTVEDILTPLKDCFMLPSSTLLDFATMSDIMQSGYTRVPIYEDDRSNIVEILYVKDLALVDPDDCTPMTTITKFYNHPLHFVFNDTKLDAMLEEFKKGNSHLAIVQKVNNEGEGDPFYEVLGLVTLEDVIEEIIKSEILDESDGYLDRKVKRPLAPLEIPLEPRGGGGGGGGPDDFSLFKTPEGEPKIRTSPQLLLATHRFLSREVEHFSPARVSEKILFHLLRHPGVNQEVHFDPADRLSPAHYLYTRNHPVDYFVLLLQGRVEVEIGKEGLKFDNGAFTYYGVSALTLPSSAHQSPVSTRRPSPRDPFGAGSEAASPSGYCPDYTVRALTDLQLIRVTRLQYLNALMASRDGGGAGAVAVAGPSPSPSPEPPEIKILPNSHTKLLNDTNAASPAQDLNFSFFDAIDNYC